Proteins encoded in a region of the Streptomyces sp. NBC_01298 genome:
- a CDS encoding helix-turn-helix domain-containing protein, whose amino-acid sequence MTADDSFGRLDDDDYPAYTMGRAAAMLGTTQGFLRALGEARLITPLRSDGGHRRYSRYQLRIAARARELVDHGTPIDSACRIIILEDQLEEAQRINAEYRRAGESSGPSTPA is encoded by the coding sequence ATGACAGCAGACGACTCATTCGGCCGTCTCGACGACGACGACTACCCCGCCTACACCATGGGCCGGGCCGCCGCGATGCTCGGCACCACCCAAGGTTTCCTCCGCGCCCTGGGCGAGGCCCGCCTCATCACCCCGCTCCGCTCGGACGGCGGACACCGCCGCTACTCCCGCTACCAGCTGCGCATCGCTGCCCGAGCCCGCGAACTCGTCGACCACGGAACCCCGATCGACTCCGCCTGCCGGATCATCATCCTGGAAGACCAGCTCGAAGAAGCCCAGCGCATCAACGCCGAGTACCGCCGAGCCGGCGAATCTTCGGGTCCATCGACCCCGGCCTGA
- a CDS encoding cold-shock protein, translated as MATGTVKWFNAEKGFGFIAQDGGGPDVFAHYSAINSSGFRELQEGQVVTFDITQGQKGPQAENINPA; from the coding sequence ATGGCTACGGGAACTGTGAAGTGGTTCAACGCTGAAAAGGGCTTCGGCTTCATCGCCCAGGACGGTGGGGGCCCGGACGTCTTCGCCCACTACTCCGCGATCAACTCCTCGGGCTTCCGCGAGCTCCAGGAGGGCCAGGTCGTGACGTTCGACATCACCCAGGGCCAGAAGGGCCCCCAGGCCGAGAACATCAACCCGGCCTAA
- a CDS encoding helix-turn-helix domain-containing protein: MTADSFSRLDDDGYPAYTMGRAAETLGTTQAFLRAIGEAHLITPLRSEGGHRRYSRSQLRIAARARELVDRGTPIEAACRIVMLEIQLEEAQRVHAEQQSPAAEGRPRKAA; encoded by the coding sequence ATGACAGCCGACTCGTTCAGCCGTCTCGACGACGACGGCTACCCCGCCTACACGATGGGCCGGGCCGCAGAGACGCTCGGTACCACCCAGGCCTTCCTCCGCGCCATTGGAGAGGCCCACCTGATCACCCCGCTGCGCTCCGAGGGCGGTCACCGTCGCTACTCCCGCTCCCAGCTGCGCATTGCCGCCCGCGCCCGCGAACTCGTCGACCGGGGCACTCCCATCGAGGCCGCCTGCCGGATCGTGATGCTCGAGATCCAGCTTGAGGAAGCTCAGCGCGTCCACGCCGAGCAGCAATCCCCCGCGGCCGAAGGGCGCCCACGCAAGGCAGCCTGA
- a CDS encoding ATP-binding protein, translated as MTTMSAECTALASLSAVAEARQAARSFIETLGQRAIEPEHADTVILVVSELVTNALRHGGGCYTLRLAVHPDAIEVAVEDSSPLSPRMRIPDLVDGTGGFGWHMVNDLARATVVTPAPEGGKIVRALLPRRTPG; from the coding sequence ATGACCACGATGAGCGCCGAGTGCACGGCCCTTGCTTCTCTGTCCGCCGTCGCCGAGGCGCGCCAGGCGGCCCGGTCCTTCATCGAAACCCTCGGGCAGCGGGCCATCGAGCCGGAGCACGCCGACACCGTGATCCTGGTCGTCTCCGAGCTCGTCACCAACGCCCTGCGTCACGGCGGCGGCTGCTACACGCTCCGGCTGGCCGTGCATCCCGACGCCATCGAGGTCGCCGTCGAGGACTCCAGTCCTCTCTCGCCGCGCATGCGTATCCCCGACCTCGTCGACGGCACCGGAGGGTTCGGCTGGCACATGGTCAACGACCTGGCCCGCGCCACCGTCGTCACGCCCGCCCCTGAAGGCGGGAAGATCGTACGCGCCCTCCTGCCCCGTCGGACCCCCGGATAG
- a CDS encoding SCO5918 family protein, translating to MRCVIARFPFDLTKSGVLESMKGIKPEEVLGESVIIGRRTYPVKQVGQVITRQDRRDFSAGEVLRAMTQLGFTCRGALPRTAVATRVLSPLQRASAMLGTPVTV from the coding sequence ATGCGCTGCGTCATCGCCCGCTTCCCGTTCGACCTGACCAAGAGCGGCGTCCTGGAGTCCATGAAGGGCATCAAGCCCGAGGAGGTCCTCGGCGAGTCCGTGATCATCGGCCGCCGCACCTACCCCGTCAAGCAGGTCGGCCAGGTCATCACCCGCCAGGACAGGCGCGACTTCAGCGCCGGCGAAGTCCTCCGCGCCATGACCCAGCTCGGCTTCACCTGCCGCGGCGCCCTTCCCCGGACCGCCGTGGCCACGCGCGTGCTCAGCCCCCTCCAGCGGGCCTCCGCGATGCTCGGCACCCCTGTGACCGTCTGA